The Bombus vancouverensis nearcticus chromosome 2, iyBomVanc1_principal, whole genome shotgun sequence genome window below encodes:
- the LOC117163250 gene encoding uncharacterized protein LOC117163250, with translation MRIEALSTLVAVVWLTAVLCPRLAAANNLTLSFSSRKARQHPFRGHISRWTQTFEDTTKRMTYREMNMILRHEGGEDGLPVDCCPTVEEMVEPVGGRNRENMYVQLYRDGQNAQRFFEYSCRPDVLDKPCRFIDRKFTNQSRCVQKFSYTYAIIENSGSTGGKEERGRHRHRERMIPTFPGNTVGGSMWTLDYIKVRSGCSCEVMPKPKKKKKYKKSKLRDQDLDSET, from the exons GTGGTTTGGCTGACCGCAGTCCTGTGCCCGCGGCTTGCTGCCGCCAACAACTTGACTTTATCCTTCTCGTCTCGTAAGGCCAGGCAACATCCATTCAGGGGACATATCTCTCGCTG GACGCAGACCTTTGAGGACACGACCAAGCGGATGACTTATCGAGAGATGAACATGATTCTACGACACGAAGGAGGCGAGGACGGCCTTCCAGTTGATTGCTGCCCTACGGTAGAGGAAATGGTGGAACCGGTCGGCGGTCGAAATCGGGAAAACATGTACGTCCAGCTGTATCGGGATGGTCAGAACGCCCAGAGGTTCTTCGAGTACTCCTGCAGGCCAGACGTCCTCGACAAGCCGTGCAGGTTCATCGACCGGAAGTTCACCAACCAGTCCAGATGTGTGCAGAAGTTCTCATACACTTACGCTATCATTGAAAATTCTGGATCGACG GGCGGAAAGGAGGAACGCGGGAGGCATCGGCACAGAGAACGCATGATCCCTACGTTTCCCGGGAACACGGTGGGTGGATCGATGTGGACGTTGGACTACATTAAGGTGCGAAGTGGGTGCAGCTGCGAGGTCATGCCGAaaccgaagaaaaagaagaagtacAAGAAGAGCAAGCTAAGGGACCAAGATTTGGATTCGGAGACCTGA